The following proteins come from a genomic window of Atribacterota bacterium:
- a CDS encoding ferritin gives MISKKMQDKLNYQINREIFSAYLYLSMASYATANGFDGFGNWFFCQYKEELSHAEKIYHYVNEQGSEVHLEAIEKPEDNFSSITDLFEKTLAHEKTVTGLIHDLVTLAREENDYATEYFLQWFVTEQIEEEAEPEKILQRLKMVGEKGNGIIMLDKSLGTREFTPSS, from the coding sequence ATGATCAGTAAGAAAATGCAGGATAAGTTAAATTACCAGATTAACCGTGAGATTTTTTCAGCCTATTTGTATTTATCTATGGCAAGTTATGCTACAGCTAATGGATTTGATGGTTTTGGCAATTGGTTTTTTTGTCAGTACAAAGAGGAGTTAAGTCATGCTGAGAAGATATATCATTATGTAAATGAACAAGGAAGTGAAGTGCATCTGGAGGCAATAGAAAAACCGGAAGACAATTTTAGCTCAATAACAGATCTTTTTGAAAAAACATTAGCTCATGAAAAAACAGTTACCGGTTTAATCCATGATTTAGTTACATTGGCGCGGGAAGAGAATGATTATGCAACAGAATATTTCCTACAGTGGTTTGTTACAGAGCAAATTGAAGAGGAAGCTGAGCCGGAAAAAATACTTCAGAGGTTAAAAATGGTTGGGGAAAAAGGGAATGGCATAATCATGCTGGACAAATCTTTAGGCACCCGAGAATTCACACCTTCTTCATAA
- a CDS encoding zinc-binding dehydrogenase, with the protein MKAVRLIKIGQPLELQEVPLPRVGERDVLIRVKAAGICHSDVHYRAGISPVGTLPQTLGHEIAGIVEETGSQVHFPKIGDRVCIHYQLSCGDCNFCVSGNEQFCKHGMMIGKHRDGGYAEYIAIPARNTVLLPEEVSFEEGAVLMCSSATSYHALRKARLKAGETVAVFGAGGLGISAIQLARIMGALDVYSIDINKDKLKLSEKFGAIPINAADEDPVTNIFKYTNNRGVDVALEVIGLPQTMMQAVKSMGVLGRTALVGITDKPFEIFSYQELLGKEAEVIGCSDHLLSELPLLVEFVRRKKLDLSHVITKKISLDAFSINEVMDNMEAFGGEVRAVICP; encoded by the coding sequence ATGAAAGCAGTCCGTCTTATTAAAATAGGGCAACCTTTGGAGTTACAGGAAGTACCCTTACCCAGGGTAGGTGAGAGAGATGTACTCATACGAGTTAAAGCAGCTGGAATTTGCCACTCAGATGTTCATTATAGAGCTGGCATATCCCCTGTTGGTACTTTACCTCAAACTCTTGGACATGAGATTGCCGGCATTGTGGAAGAAACCGGTTCGCAAGTTCATTTTCCCAAAATTGGGGACAGGGTTTGCATTCACTATCAGTTGAGTTGTGGTGATTGTAATTTTTGTGTAAGTGGAAATGAGCAATTTTGTAAACACGGTATGATGATTGGCAAGCATCGTGACGGTGGTTATGCTGAATATATTGCTATACCGGCCCGAAATACAGTACTATTGCCTGAAGAAGTCTCATTTGAAGAGGGAGCAGTCCTGATGTGTTCTTCGGCAACATCGTATCATGCTCTTAGAAAAGCCAGGTTGAAAGCCGGTGAAACAGTTGCCGTTTTTGGTGCAGGCGGATTGGGTATTTCTGCTATTCAACTAGCCAGAATAATGGGTGCACTTGATGTTTACAGTATTGATATCAATAAAGATAAGCTCAAATTATCTGAAAAATTTGGGGCTATACCAATCAACGCCGCAGATGAAGACCCGGTTACTAATATTTTTAAATACACTAATAATAGAGGAGTTGATGTTGCGCTGGAGGTGATTGGACTTCCTCAGACTATGATGCAAGCGGTCAAATCGATGGGAGTATTAGGGCGTACCGCTTTAGTAGGGATTACAGATAAACCCTTTGAAATATTTTCATATCAGGAACTTCTCGGAAAAGAGGCTGAGGTAATCGGCTGCTCTGATCATCTATTAAGTGAATTACCATTGCTTGTGGAATTTGTTAGAAGAAAAAAGCTTGATTTATCACATGTTATAACAAAGAAAATATCTTTGGATGCTTTTTCTATTAATGAAGTAATGGATAATATGGAGGCATTTGGGGGTGAAGTAAGAGCAGTAATTTGCCCCTGA
- a CDS encoding hemolysin III family protein, with protein sequence MFKKLNYSEEIVNSITHSIGIGLSIAALVILIVLASREGDVWRIVSFSIYGATLIILYLSSALYHGSFNLKVKKIFRIFDHSAIYLLIAGTYTPITLTLMRGVWGWTLLSVSWVMALGGIIVTIFLLDKLKSLLILSYVLMGLLSVVAIKPMMQMLPQGMIIWLLIGGGCYILGLMFYLWKKLPYHHPIWHLFVLAGSISHFLGILFYLT encoded by the coding sequence ATGTTTAAAAAACTGAATTATAGTGAGGAAATTGTAAACAGTATTACTCATAGTATAGGGATAGGGCTGAGTATTGCTGCTCTGGTAATATTGATTGTCCTTGCCAGTAGAGAAGGGGATGTCTGGAGGATAGTCAGTTTCAGTATCTATGGCGCAACTCTGATAATATTATATTTGTCTTCTGCTTTATATCATGGTTCTTTCAATTTAAAGGTCAAGAAAATATTCAGGATTTTTGACCATTCTGCCATTTATCTGCTTATTGCCGGGACTTACACTCCAATAACCCTAACCCTGATGAGAGGGGTTTGGGGATGGACTCTTCTCAGTGTATCATGGGTAATGGCTCTTGGAGGAATTATTGTTACCATCTTTCTTCTGGATAAGTTAAAATCATTATTAATATTATCTTATGTATTAATGGGCTTACTTTCGGTTGTTGCAATTAAACCAATGATGCAAATGCTACCCCAGGGGATGATTATCTGGCTTTTAATCGGAGGAGGGTGTTACATTTTAGGATTAATGTTCTATTTATGGAAAAAATTACCCTATCATCATCCTATCTGGCATCTATTTGTTCTG